One Hordeum vulgare subsp. vulgare chromosome 4H, MorexV3_pseudomolecules_assembly, whole genome shotgun sequence DNA window includes the following coding sequences:
- the LOC123446671 gene encoding protein NODULATION SIGNALING PATHWAY 2-like: protein MAINKRAPVSLCTCKICAPCPPLSPRFPRAKTFQRGDKKQHSVTTREGAMDVTMEDVVGDLEISGYSSTSISASPSSSLDDGMGLYGWNALSPVADWGMFCSDDGGHDLHGLIESMLCDDTLIGTPEPDEHPDPAMFTDGPCYSNGSDPSSTTTTNPGTPVQHDDDLPQDCNPEKGLRLLHLLMAAAEALSGPHKSRELARVILVRLKEMVSSTSGNAAASNMERLAAHFTDALQGLLDGSHSVAGTSRQAASHHHSTGDVLTAFQMLQDMSPYMKFGHFTANQAILEAVAGDRRVHIVDYDLAEGIQWASLMQAMTSRPDGVSPPHLRITAITRSGGGGARAVQEAGRRLAAFAGSIGQPFSFGHCRLDSDERFRPATVRMVKGETLVANCILHQAAATTTVRRPTGSVASFLTGMASLGAKVVTVVEEEGEAEKNEEEASDAAAGGFVGRFMEELHRYSAVWDSLEAGFPTQSRVRGLVERVILAPNIAGAVSRAYRGADGEGRRGWGEWMRGSGFEMVPLSCFNHSQARLLLGLFNDGYTVEETRPNKIVLGWKARRLLSASVWAPPPLSVPSSPAEGVCQPMGMAPASGGFGRTEYDYVDSFLVEPAYALV, encoded by the coding sequence ATGGCTATAAATAAGCGAGCTCCCGTGTCCTTGTGTACTTGTAAAATCTGTGCTCCCTGCCCACCGCTCTCCCCTCGGTTCCCACGCGCCAAAACATTCCAACGTGGAGACAAGAAGCAGCATAGCGTGACAACGAGGGAGGGAGCCATGGACGTGACCATGGAGGACGTGGTGGGGGATCTCGAGATCTCCGGCTATAGTTCCACTTCCATCTCCGCTTCCCCGTCCTCCTCCCTTGACGACGGCATGGGGCTGTACGGGTGGAATGCGCTCTCCCCGGTCGCCGACTGGGGCATGTTCTGCTCTGACGACGGCGGCCACGACCTCCACGGCCTGATCGAGTCCATGCTCTGCGATGACACTCTCATCGGCACGcccgagcccgacgagcacccagACCCAGCCATGTTCACGGACGGCCCCTGCTACTCCAACGGCTCCGACCCGAGCAGCACCACCACGACGAACCCGGGCACGCCCGTGCAGCACGACGACGACCTGCCGCAGGACTGCAATCCCGAGAAGGGACTCCGGCTGCTTCACCTGCTCATGGCCGCCGCCGAGGCGCTCTCCGGCCCGCACAAGAGCCGGGAGCTGGCACGGGTGATATTGGTTCGGCTCAAGGAGATGGTCTCCAGCACCAGCGGCAACGCTGCCGCGTCCAACATGGAGCGCCTCGCCGCCCACTTCACCGACGCGCTCCAGGGGCTCCTCGATGGGTCCCACTCCGTCGCTGGGACCAGCAGGCAGGCCGCATCCCACCACCACAGCACCGGCGACGTGTTGACGGCATTccagatgctccaggacatgtCGCCCTACATGAAGTTCGGCCACTTCACCGCGAACCAGGCGATCCTGGAGGCGGTGGCGGGCGACCGGCGCGTCCACATCGTGGACTACGACCTCGCCGAGGGCATCCAGTGGGCGTCCCTGATGCAGGCTATGACATCACGACCCGATGGCGTGTCGCCTCCGCACCTGCGTATCACCGCCATCACGCGGAGTGGCGGGGGCGGCGCGCGGGCAGTCCAGGAGGCCGGACGGCGCCTCGCGGCCTTCGCGGGGTCCATCGGGCAGCCCTTCTCGTTCGGACATTGCCGTCTGGACTCGGACGAGAGGTTCCGGCCGGCGACCGTCAGGATGGTCAAGGGGGAGACGCTCGTGGCCAACTGCATACTCCACCAAGCCGCGGCGACGACCACCGTCAGACGGCCCACCGGCTCGGTGGCGTCCTTCTTGACCGGCATGGCCTCTCTCGGGGCCaaggtggtgacggtggtggaggaggaaggggaagcggagaagaacgaggaggaggcgaGCGACGCCGCGGCGGGAGGCTTCGTGGGCCGGTTCATGGAGGAGCTACACCGGTATTCAGCGGTGTGGGACTCGCTGGAGGCCGGGTTCCCGACGCAGAGCCGGGTGCGCGGCCTCGTGGAGCGGGTCATCCTCGCCCCCAACATCGCCGGCGCCGTCAGCCGCGCGTACCGAGGGGCAGACGGCGAGGGTAGGCGCGGGTGGGGCGAGTGGATGCGCGGGAGCGGCTTCGAGATGGTGCCGCTGAGCTGCTTCAACCACAGCCAGGCCAGGCTGCTCCTCGGGCTCTTCAACGACGGGTACACGGTGGAGGAGACGAGACCCAACAAGATCGTGCTCGGCTGGAAGGCCCGGCGGCTGCTGTCGGCCTCCGTGTGGGCGCCGCCGCCACTGTCGGTGCCATCGTCGCCGGCAGAAGGGGTGTGCCAGCCCATGGGGATGGCGCCGGCCAGCGGCGGCTTTGGCCGGACGGAGTACGACTACGTTGACTCGTTCCTTGTGGAACCTGCTTACGCGCTAGTCTGA